From the genome of Oryza glaberrima chromosome 1, OglaRS2, whole genome shotgun sequence:
AATCCTGCTGGAATTTATTGCACATACTATGCAGATCAACAACTTTTTGGTACCCATTTTTTCTAAATCTGCAAGAAGTGCTTCAGTAGCCACTTCAGCAACTAATAGTCTAAGCATGCAGTTCAAATATCACAATGTCTTTCTAATTTATCAACTCAAATGGCACACAAATTTGAAACAGCAACTCCAAGGCAAGGATGATGACGTCACACCACTTCAAAGTTGAAACTGTAACCCCAAACAGATCGAAACATGACTTCCAGAAACTACTCAGTTTGCTAAACTGCAACAAATTCCAAACTGGGCAAATCATcggattggaaaaaaaaaattgagcagCTGAACCAATAATATGGTAGCTTTTCCATGGTGAGCAGCTGCACAACTGGACGACTCCAAATTTTACTAGccttggaagaaaaaaaaaaccattcacCATAACCTGCATCTCTCTAAACATTATGCTTAAGAGCTAATAAGGAAAAGAGACAACAAAATCAGGACCTCACACAAAATATACCAAAACACACCAACAGTCCAACTAATTCAGGGAACAAAACACTAAACCTCATCATTCATTCATTACGTGAATCAAACAAGGATGCGCGGCATGCTTTGCGTGCCCTACCAGTCGCCTTATAATTAACATGTTGATGTGAGCGTGTATATCGCTGGTTGACATAGAGGCTAAAAGCTAATCATTAGATATATGCAGATTGTGGACAGGATTTATCTAGCAAAAtttgacacatgcatggtgACAGAATAGACAGTACATAGTAATAGCGGTAGCATTACAGCAGTTATGCTAGATGAGCATTACCTGCAGTACAGATGGCTAAATGCTAAGGTGGTTATTTAGATGCCTTTGCAGCAATTACCCTTTCCCCCCTTGAATTCAGAGGGTTGCATCACTTCAAGGGCCTTTTTGTTGATGTAGAAATGCAAGGCACATATTTGTCTAACTTGTACCATCTTGTTTCTATGATGAATTGCTTCCACTTATACATAGCTGTTTGAAAAGTGCTGCATAAAGACAAGTGTCAATACTGGGAGTCAATAACCTTATGGCATTGAACTACTCAACAATATTTAGATCATAAGCATCCTCCCCTCATAATGTTCTTTTGCTGAATGTGAATAAAATAAGTTCACGGCGTTATTTTTGTGGTATATGTTTAGATTGTAAGGATTAATACAGGCATACAGCAGTAGTTGATGTCAAGTAATCTGTAAAAAATTAACTGAAAGACCAAGAACAGGTACAATATCCAAATTTAAACCAATTTCAGGAAATAAATTgaacacatatatattatggTTATGGAAATACAAAAAGGTACCGGccaataaaaaaatgatttatccGTACTAAAAAACACAAGAGGCAGACAAACAATCTAATCTATTGTCTTAGCAATTTTCTCATAATCAGGAAATGTAAACTGAGCAATTTCCCCAACAACATAAACATGTCTGTTCAGCAAAGAAAGTTGTAATGGAGAAAACCAGGTCAGAGGGGGAGAGCTCGAGCTGCATCGCTACCTATCTCTCTTGTTCGCTCTTTCCGGCCGAGCCAAAGCCGCCATCATCGCTGTCCACCTCTGCATCGCTCGCCCTCGACGACCCCAGCCCTCCGCCGCGAGCTGCGCCACTAGGACAACTGCTCCCATCCGCAAGGCCAATGCCGAGCCACCTCCGCGAGCACGGGTGGAAGAAAGGCATCTATGTCCTGCGGCAGAGGAGCTGGTGGCGCCGAGGTGGCGGCGCAGGGGAGCTGGGGGCGGGGCGggccgcggtcgccggcggcgaggcagctCCTCACTCCTATGTGCCAACCGGCCGCGTTGGCCCCTGTCCCAGCAGGAGAACAAGGGGGGGCTCAAATGTAAAATAGGGAGACGACTCCACGTCGGACGTCTAATATTCCACCAAATATCGGATGCCCGACTGTTTGTACGTCATCACACCATCTGCATATgcaacatgtaaaaaaaaaaatcggtcgGTCAAATGTTCCAATTGACTAATGAGTGAAACATCAAGTTATATAggctgaaataaaaaaaatcagtaactgaaacatttaaaaagtttatgaaaCATGATGAAGATACGCGTTGAAACATATTGCTGTCATATATGAAACAACCAATGTTaatggattgaaacatatgtttttttcatcaaaatataataatgcgatatcttgttgtaaagatttgcctcctccatttcacaatgtaagtcattctagcatttcccatattcatattgatgttaataaatctagacatatatattcatattgatgttaatgatacctataatataagtcattctagcatttcccatattcatattgatgttaatgaatctagacatatatattcatattgatgttaatgaatctagatttgtgaaacggagggagtaattataaagaatacaacggtgtgatcggattgtagattggataattagtttaaCAGAAAAATTGTTTTGAAACTAgctaaaatgcatgcatgcatgaggtggagagagaggacagAGAATAGTAACACTTAGTTTTGTGAATTTTGTTAAACACGCTGAAGACACATGTTGAAACATGTCCTATTACGTATGAAACAAAAAGTGTTAATGGATTGAAccatatgattattttttattagaatataatcatgcgacatcttattgtaaagatttaattacaacgaatataaCGGTGTGATCGGATTATAGAttagataagtaatttgagagaaaattcgTTTTAAATATCATTAAAGATGTATATTATATGGTTGGAGATAGAGATACAGTGTTAGATAGGTGCATGTGTATCAGTTTGTCAGAGGCTGCCCGTCCAATTTTTCTCCTTGGTTCGGGGGCAAAAATCACCTAATCTAAACCCTTCTCCCAAAACTACCGCTCAACGTCATCAACAAATATGTAGCGTCCGATTTCCTCTCCAGATGATTCTAACCGTTCGATCATCTGATTGACTCCTCAAGAAAGTTCATTTGCAATCAGATCCTTTCACATTCCTGGcgtagaaaaaaaaggtttactCCGCCCCCAAACCGCGACGAGATTGCGGGGGCACGCCGCACGggcaccacctcgccgcccgccaccaccgcttcctcacccgccgcagccaccgcctccacctcctcctcctccaccaccttccTAGCCCTGCTGCCGCTTCTCGTACTCTCCATCCCCGTAGTCGGCATCCGTGCGGCCTCAGCacacctcctccatctcccaGATGGCCACATGACTACACAGTGGCGCTCAGCCACGTCTCCCCTCCCCTACGGCAAGTTCAGAGAAGACGGAGCTGGGGGTAGGCCGGCAACGAGCCGCCATCTCCTCCCCACGAGCCCACGCCTCCCCGCCTCAGCCGCCGCGGCCCACCACTCCGGCTTCCACCTCAGATTGCGAATCGCAAGGTAATGAGTACTAAAACACAACTAAATGCAAATTCTTGAAGGTCTGTAAGTTGGGTTCAGAAAAGGCCATGCAAATGTGGTCAGCGGGTGCTGATATAGAGGAAATAGTTCAAGCCAGCACATGCAAACAATTTAACTTAGAAGAAGCAAATTAGGCATGCAGTGAATGAGATCTCCCATTTGCTTGACTGGTTTTCTTATAAGCTTGATTTTTCTCTCAGATACGTTGCTCATATCATGATGATTGCCATGGCAAAGTTATCTGTCTATAGTTCCATAATCAAATTTCATGCTGTAATATCTTGGAAGTGCTTAAATGATGAATTGATGTTGAGGAATTATATATCTTGGAGGTGCTTAAATCTCATCCTGGAATTATATATATCCTTAAAGTCAAATACCCATGTCAAAGTTAGTAAATGTAAACTTTCTTTTCTGAAAACACTTGAAAGTGCTGAAGGCAAATTAGGAATTAGATATCTTGATGGAGAGCACATATTGGTATTTCCCtttgttttttcaataaaattttcATTGTTACCCAGCAATCATGTAAATTTGAGTTTTACTTTCAGACGAAACATCAAAATTTATAACAAGTTGAGATATTGAACATCTCAACAAGCCATATGTGATAGGTCAAGGCGTCAAGCATTATACCTTTCCCTacaatttctaaaaaaaagacttaacacaaactttaatttttagaaatataatactataattaattaaggatgtCCTAAGCATTCAAAAAGGGATAAGATTAAAGCTAATTTCCATGTCACCTCAATCTATTTGgtacaagaaaaaaatgagcTCTACTTGATCCATCTTAATCTGGTCTCCTCAAaaatattaaatctaacatCCTGATCGACAAgaacatatattaaaattttgggCTTGTATTGATTCTTCTCAAAGTTGCTGTGTGTGGTATCATGTCAAGGGCTTTGTGCGATATGGTAGCTGGCAACTGAAAACtgtcaaattaatctatttagCTTAGTTCAGTGCTGCAATTGCTCATCAAAGAGACATGTAAAGTAGTAATTCcatagaagaagaaaattataagGGACATGTATTTTGCAGAAATTAAGCTCCATTTGCTCATCAAAGAGACATGTAAAGGAGTAATTCcatagaagaagaaaattataagGGACATGTATTTTGCAGAAATTAAGCTCCATTTCATGCTTACACACCATAAAGAAGTTTATGTTAGTTTTTAGTACATCTGGAGTTTACCTGAGAACAGATTGCAAAGGTTGTATATGTGATCAGTGCACTGTGGTAAGGAACAGAGTTAGGGGTGGGTGCTGTGGTTCACTGACCTTATTCAACAATTACTGGTGAACCTTGGGAATTTTCGCTAACATATATAACTGTCATGTCacttcatttatttttgaatatgGTTTGAGGAATTTCAGAAAAGTTCaattgttattttaatttttcccATTGTTTTAGTGTTTATGGTTATTGTATTTtttcctgttgcaacgcacaaACACTTTGTTAGTCAAATATTAAGAGGAATTCGGGCATTCTTTGTTTCTTTAGCAAGGTAGATATGGCGTTGCTTGTTTGTATGCCAGCTTTGAACCCAATAAACTCCCATATGACAAAGACAAAATTATTAGTCTTGTCAAGTCTTATCCCAGTGAATTCTCAAGTATGTACATTATGAGACTTCGTTTCATTTTAATAACTTCGTTGAGGATATGCGAAGTGACAAGAGGTTCAAGGCGTAAAGATTGGTAAATTCATTTAATAACTTCACTGAGAGAGCCTTTTTTTAAGATTAGTGATTACCGATTATGTGATCGAGCGTTTCTGTGCTATGGAAAAGCGCCACAGTGATAAATGTGATTAAATTTCATCGTTTGTGCTATGTAAAACTTGATTCTAACTGTACTTTTCATAAATTAAGACCTTTGTTGTATTTATGTGCATGAAGACTTTGATTTGGCACTTGAGGCGTCAGAACACAAAGGGTAAAGATCCTGGGTTTGCCACTGGCTGGGGTGGATCTGGTGTGACGCAGATACCCCAAAGCACTGAGAAGCCATTGAGGAAGCTCACTCTTGAGGACACGCGCCCCTTTGGCTGCACTAGCACAGATTTCGCAAGAACAGAGAAGAGTGAGGAGAGCAATGGAACAAGAAGCAGCAACAGCTTTGGCAGCCAAGCAAGAGGAAGTGGCGCAGCTCGGGGAGGGTATCCTCCACCACTTTGAGCAAATCCTCCATCAAGACTCCCTCATGTAATCACATTTGGTTTCTCCATTCAAATTTCTCCCTGCACGCATTTTCTTGTCCTCACTTCTTGCATTCTgcaacacaattttttttttgaaattcaaTTTCCTGCGTAATTTGGCTGTTTTTAACTCTCTGATGAGTATTCATGCAGAGATGAAGTGGGGTTCTTGCACCCGACACAGTTCCAGTCACTAGAACACAGCCAGACTAGTAATTGGACATTTGAAGTACCTGAATGTCCTCAGAGATACCTGTGGTGCAAAGACCATAAGCTTGCCATATCCACGGAAATCTTACCTAAGCTCTACCGTGCTTCACAGCATGCATACTCCAATTCAGCAGCAGCCAAGGATGGTTCATTCATGGAAACTGATCTGATGAGGCACAGCAAGGCACTGCTCATTCTTTGCCCTGACATGCTCACCGCATGGAACTCAAGGTAATGCTGTCAACCTATCACGGTATCGCTAAAAGGTTGCATCTTTCATAGCTAGAAGGATGTGACTTTGATTAAGTTGGAAATAAGGTTCATCACTGCCTGGAAGGGATTCCACGTGGTTGTTTTAtgcttcttttcttttggcAGGAAGATAGTGCTATCAGTGAATTATGATTTCACTAAGCTCAAGGATGAGCTGCAATTGTGTGCTCTGATCCTTTCATACTCACCAAAAAACGAAAGCACCTGGAGCCATAGGTACAGCTTGTCTTTTCACTTGTCAAGTTGTCAAATTATGGAATTTGGGGAAACTCTTTCAGGTCACCTCTTAAATAATTTAGggattttttaggaaaaaagtGGATGCCTATGACCAACAGGTATGATAATCTTGAGATATATGCCCCATGATTATTTATGAGTTCCTCTACATTTCAATACCTCCCATTCTTCCGAGGACCGCTGTAAAAAACTCGTTGGGGCTGGATTTTATTTGGGCAGCACAGAAATATTATGTTGATTTTGCCCATGCCCACACAGTTTACAGTTTAAACTTTAAATTGATTGCCTACTACAGGAGATGGGTGATCAAGAAGGTTTCAGAGCACAACCAGGATGTGTCGGAGCTTATAGAGATGGAATCTGTACTAGTGAAACAGATAGCAGAGGTCATACTTATAAATATTTACTTCTTTGGGATGTTAATAGAATTATTCCCATCTACTTTTCGGAACCTTCATTTCCTAGCAGATAATTATCCGAACTCATCATATTAGCATTTCACACAGTTCCTTATTTAACTGgttattaaattacttttttttgcCGGGTGGTTATTAAATTACTTTGACATTTCACACTTGTAGTGATAAACAGTGTACAAAAAGATAGTTTGATCCTTTATGCAGAAATCAAAGATGAACTACCGTGCGTGGAGGCATCGCTGCTGGCTTATTCCCTACATGACAAGAGAACAGGTATGGGTAAAGGAAAATCAAGCTGCTAAAAATTCTTTGTCCACTTTTCTTAATCTTATGTGCAAACTTCTGAGCACCACCATGGTAGCTAGGTTATATTGCAAAAACCCTACAAAATTTCTGCCTGTCTGTTATCAGTTCATGCTTATCCTCATCAGCATCTAATTTCTGTTAAAGGTTCTGAATGAGTTAAAGAAATCAACAAGATGGAACGAGTTACATGTCGCTGACAACTGTTGTTTTCACTACCGACGGGTTAGTCCCTGCCCTTATTTGTGTAGCTAGTACTAATTACTACTTCCAAAGCAAACTTGTATCCCACTCAACATTTGCATATTGAACAACCTGTGGCATATCGTTTGAGCTGTCTCAAACATGTCATTTTATTGATTGTTTGCAGTCCCTACTGCTTGCATTACTAGACAGTTGCCATGTAGAGGACACAGAAGATTCCCTTGATAGGAAGTCAGAAGTTCATTTACTGTGGAAGGTATGTTGTATTTCATTAAAATCTATACCTGCTTCACTATGGTTCCCCTTGTGCCATCTTTCCCTCTGTTTTTCATTGTACATCTGTTACAAAGGAAAAACTCGCCTGTgcatttcattttatttgagaAACACAAATTACTCTGGTGCTTGAGTAATTGCATCTGACAGGAGGAACTGACGTGGAATGAGAAACTTATCAGGCGCTACCAAGGGAGAGAGGTTTGAAGTTTGCCCATCATGATTGTGAGATTTTTATGTTAGTGCCATAATTTCTAGTGAATGTTGTTCCCCTATGTTGATTGTGCTAGTGTGTTGGTGTAGTCTTTGTGGATCCATCGTAGGTTCCTCTCACAATGGTGGATGAAGTTCTTGCTCAGCAGTGAGGAAACAGAGTGTGCTGCAGGCACATCGCTGGTGGATCTCTTCCTAGTCCAGGAGATATACCTCCTGTCAGACTGCCTGAATGCCCCTGCCGATGAATTTGGTGAGGCATGTGTCCAATCTGAGCTTGCAGCCCTCTACATTCTCTGGATATCAAAGGTAACCCCATATAAACGTTTGAAACTAAAACAAGTGATATATCCTCCTCTTCACGAATGAtcaacatttgaaaaaaaaaaaaaactaagcatgGGCATGTTGTTACTTGCAGCAAGTTCCGGCTGTGAAACTAAAGCTGGAAGAAAGGCTACATTCGTTGGGGAGCCTGGAGGATGTGTTAGCAAGGGCCTGCCCGGAGAGAAGTAGATTGTGGACGCATTTGATAGCTTGACTATTGAAAGCAGAACAAGGACATGCATTGTAGCAATATGTGGTACTCATATCCAACGGAAAACGACGCTTGGAATACAACCATTTCTGAGGCGACTAGACATTTTGCACGACTCCTAAAAAATAACTCATCTTAGGATCCTATATGATAGCAGATGCCTGCACACTATTCCTGTGAATCCTGTGGCGTGGCTGTCGCTAGTGAAAAAGCTCACAAACCACATAGAGTGCATACTTCTAAATATATGAAGTTAGTTaaaaatacagagggagtagttgaaTCCGCCAACAAAGCGCAATTCCTGTCTCCATTAACATGAACCACAGAATGGTTATCTGAGCATCCCAGCAGCTCATCTAAATTTCATCCTTCATACTCCCATTTAGATAGTCATCTAAAAAGATTTCTACTCCATATTACTTTTCACTTAACAGATCATTCATATTACATCCTCTATATACCAACATCATATATTTTACTAATATTTTACAACTACCACTTATTTATCAccactctaaaaaaaaaatcttcccacctttatctcttctctaccGCCGGTGCCGAGAGGACGGGGAGGACGAGGGCTGATCGGAGGGGCGACGCAATCGGAAGAGCGGCTGGGCGAGGGGCGGTGCGATCGAAGGAGTGGTACGGGTGGCGCAAggggcggaggagcggcgcaagtggccgacggcgggaggcggccggcgggtgcggaagcggcagcggcggccgacgagtgcggaggaggcaggcggcggccgacggacACGGATGCAAGCGGCGACGCTATCCTTCTGGTATACCTATCTCTCTCCACCCTCCTCCCGACGAGtccatctctctccttctcccacCGATGgtccgctgccaccaccacccagtCTTTGCGAGGAGTCGATTCGGATGGGGCAAGGCCGACCTGCGACGATGGCGGTGGACGGGGAATTGATCCGGATGGGGGCCCGAATTTGGTCTGGGTGCTGGCAGTTGCGGGATAGCGTGAGGAGAGAGGAATGCCAAATTTAGCATTTTTTTCTCTCGGATAGATGATGCGTTAAATTTGGAGGGTGGGATAGAGTATCTACTGGAGGGCGTTTTTCTTCTGCTAGCCGCTATTTTCTCGATGGATGTTCGGATGGCATATTTGCTGGGATGCTCATCTATCTAAAAGCTTAGCTTACACTTTGCCTAGCTTATTTTGTACTATAGGCTAGCAACCTATGGCTGGAGGCTGGTCAAATAACTCCTACTGCCTTTTGTTGGCACATATTGGAAACGACTATTCACCTACCAATGGAATATATATGCACAAGAATAATATATGAAACATGTTGACAACCTGGGTAGCACGCGAGCAGCTTAGCTTGGTGACGCGTCCCACATCTACTTCAATCCACGAATTCCAAAACTTGGACCCTAGCAAGAGTGAAACGATGATAAGAACTCATCTTATATAGCCTTCTTTTCTATTACAGTTTTACCTTTATACTTGTACAATTACAAATGATTTTTTCCCCTACAATATTCAATGAAATTTACACGGTCTAGCTCCGATTCTTTAAAATAAAAGTATAAGTAGCAGGATAAGTAAAGTAGACACGTAGCATTGGAAGAAAGAGGAAACTGCATGTCTATCTCTTAAGAAGCAAATTCACCGGAACTATAGAAGAAAGAATGTACAGGAAGGTACGGTACAGCCACAACAGCAGTAGATGCGAAACCACTGTGGTTGCCATCATTGTTGTTATTGGTCACCATGCCTTGGAACGTTGTTGTTCGCCATGGGCATTGGGCAACGTGGTCGTTCCCGTAGATCAGTGAGCAGTCGTGGAGTAGTCGTTCACGTAGAACAGCGAGCAGTCGAGTATATTGCGCTCCAAAAACTCGATTCGCACTTTCTCTCGGTGCAAGATCGGGGAGGCAAATGTTTCGAAGGCTTCTCTCCTAGTGTTCGTGCGCGTAGACACCGAGAAGGGAAGACCCTAGTCCGTATAAGCAATAGTACGTGTGTTCTCTTGAGATGAGATCTCAATTGTGAAAAATCCTTCAGTTTTTATTGGGTTACTCGTGAAGATGAAGAGAATTTGTCAGGAAGAGCTTGGCAACGATTACTTGCACCGTGTCTCAGTTGTTCTGTCGCCACACGCAtttctttgttttctctttGTGTGGATTTGCGGGTTAGGTTGTAAGGTTTTTAGCCCAATTTCACTTATAAAGTGGGTCAATTCTCTTTTTTAATATGTCCGGCAGAACTCATATGAATAGTGGAAAAAAAGTTGCTAGAAAAAGAATTACTAGCAATCGAGATT
Proteins encoded in this window:
- the LOC127773063 gene encoding uncharacterized protein LOC127773063 isoform X2; its protein translation is MEQEAATALAAKQEEVAQLGEGILHHFEQILHQDSLIDEVGFLHPTQFQSLEHSQTSNWTFEVPECPQRYLWCKDHKLAISTEILPKLYRASQHAYSNSAAAKDGSFMETDLMRHSKALLILCPDMLTAWNSRKIVLSVNYDFTKLKDELQLCALILSYSPKNESTWSHRRWVIKKVSEHNQDVSELIEMESVLVKQIAEKSKMNYRAWRHRCWLIPYMTREQVLNELKKSTRWNELHVADNCCFHYRRSLLLALLDSCHVEDTEDSLDRKSEVHLLWKEELTWNEKLIRRYQGRESLWIHRRFLSQWWMKFLLSSEETECAAGTSLVDLFLVQEIYLLSDCLNAPADEFGEACVQSELAALYILWISKQVPAVKLKLEERLHSLGSLEDVLARACPERSRLWTHLIA
- the LOC127773063 gene encoding uncharacterized protein LOC127773063 isoform X1 encodes the protein MEQEAATALAAKQEEVAQLGEGILHHFEQILHQDSLIDEVGFLHPTQFQSLEHSQTSNWTFEVPECPQRYLWCKDHKLAISTEILPKLYRASQHAYSNSAAAKDGSFMETDLMRHSKALLILCPDMLTAWNSRKIVLSVNYDFTKLKDELQLCALILSYSPKNESTWSHRDFLGKKWMPMTNRRWVIKKVSEHNQDVSELIEMESVLVKQIAEKSKMNYRAWRHRCWLIPYMTREQVLNELKKSTRWNELHVADNCCFHYRRSLLLALLDSCHVEDTEDSLDRKSEVHLLWKEELTWNEKLIRRYQGRESLWIHRRFLSQWWMKFLLSSEETECAAGTSLVDLFLVQEIYLLSDCLNAPADEFGEACVQSELAALYILWISKQVPAVKLKLEERLHSLGSLEDVLARACPERSRLWTHLIA
- the LOC127773063 gene encoding uncharacterized protein LOC127773063 isoform X3; the encoded protein is MEQEAATALAAKQEEVAQLGEGILHHFEQILHQDSLIDEVGFLHPTQFQSLEHSQTSNWTFEVPECPQRYLWCKDHKLAISTEILPKLYRASQHAYSNSAAAKDGSFMETDLMRHSKALLILCPDMLTAWNSRKIVLSVNYDFTKLKDELQLCALILSYSPKNESTWSHRDFLGKKWMPMTNRRWVIKKVSEHNQDVSELIEMESVLVKQIAEKSKMNYRAWRHRCWLIPYMTREQVLNELKKSTRWNELHVADNCCFHYRRSLLLALLDSCHVEDTEDSLDRKSEVHLLWKEELTWNEKLIRRYQGRECVGVVFVDPS
- the LOC127773063 gene encoding uncharacterized protein LOC127773063 isoform X4, encoding MEQEAATALAAKQEEVAQLGEGILHHFEQILHQDSLIDEVGFLHPTQFQSLEHSQTSNWTFEVPECPQRYLWCKDHKLAISTEILPKLYRASQHAYSNSAAAKDGSFMETDLMRHSKALLILCPDMLTAWNSRKIVLSVNYDFTKLKDELQLCALILSYSPKNESTWSHRDFLGKKWMPMTNRRWVIKKVSEHNQDVSELIEMESVLVKQIAEKSKMNYRAWRHRCWLIPYMTREQVLNELKKSTRWNELHVADNCCFHYRRSLLLALLDSCHVEDTEDSLDRKSEVHLLWKEELTWNEKLIRRYQGREV